The segment CTCAACCACTTTTAAAATAGAGGCTGTTTTGTATTCTCATATATACAGGCATCTGTTTGAATTAGTCCGTTTTGTGACTGAACAGCGTGAAATATCACATGTCTGCTATATCTACCCATCAGCTGAACTCTCCTGAATTCCCTAGCAACAGATTGGGATCGTGGGTAGATAATTCTCTAGTTCACCAACAACAATCATGGGTGTAGTAGAAATTTGATTTCACTATGTAAGCTTCCTCAACTGTTTTTACTATGTAAGAAGGATGGGGTTTTTTAGGTTTAAACATGTGTGGGATTTGATAATCAATGtgcagtttaattttttttcttgtataGATCGATTGTAGTTCCTAACTGATCGCAAAAACTTCAACTTAAAACACATCTTAATATCTATTTTCCCAATATTTTGCCGTCGATATatttaccaattgtaatgatacaTAGCCATTCTTCATGTCAGAATGTGTGAACAGTGTGCGTATGAATCGTGATAAATATAGAAAGCCCATTGTAAGAACTTCTGAcggaaatgaaagtagaaaggaaatacatatatgaagaaaataaaataacgcgcttcatgaagtatgctggtaTGAAGCGTCACAGTGCAGGTCCGTATGTACAGGTACTTATATAAAAATTAACTTTATTTCGTAATCAAACACGCCGTTTTTActctttttatatatagaaaacatATGTAACCAGTAATTAAGAGAAATACCCTATACCAAGGGGTCTTTTCGGGCCTCTTCAGCCGgtgttgtttacaaacaaacaatcgAAACTACAGTCTGTCAAGCAATGGTTCGTACAATCAAATCATcctgaaaaatataaatcattGAATTATTTTACAAACGGGAACTTTCTGATcagttttgaaacatgtggttTCTGGAATTCATTGAAACTCAAATTCCAATAATAGTCACCTTTGCTTCATTTACAAACCATGCAAATTCAACATTTCAGTCACTTAAATACAAATTACCATATAAGCATCGAATAttgattattgattgattgctttTACGTCCCGTCCagaatttttcgctcatattctaaagacgtcaccagctgttggTGACGTATCACATCACCTTAGCCCTAAGCTTAGCGCTCAGGACCATCGCAGTAAGGGtgctttatcgtgccaacgcctgccgtgacacgggacctccgtttttaaggtcatatccgaaagatccgagattctcacttctaaccctaaccctgatcCTCACTTCTAAACGTCGAGCATTTtgcgaaggaacaatcactacttatttcaacgtcttaggtttgacgcggccatgacacgagcgggattgaactcacgacctcccggttacgaagcgaacgctctaccagtGAGCTACCGCGAAACTTATGAAAAGCACATACAAAACCTTTtgatgatgattttttttatgtgtgtaAAAACTTCGCTTGAAATGATTCAATGAGCAGATATATTAATCACACTTGAATTTCTACACACTTACAGTAAATTGtatcatttcttatatttttcttcaaatattttgtgtttCCCCATTAACTAGTAAATCTTCATACTTGcatgatatttcatacatttataatttttgaaaaccGCATAAATGGTTTAACAAAATTaatagttttattgttttatttttataaagcgAGTTTTTAGAATGGTTTCTTCCGTTTCCATTTTTGAATAAAACATGTCATTTTACAATTCCTGTGTGTTTCCTCCTCAGtagtttaaaatatttaatattttagcGGCCGATTTGAAGCTTTGCATcacaaatatattgtatattatggAGGCTTGTCCTCTAtgcaatgaaattgaaattttcagtCATTGCAGAGATATGCAGATGTATTTGAAATGTGCTTGGGGATGAGCAAAAGTTCACAGCATATTTAAACCGGCAATCAGCCAAAACTATCAAACATGGCTATATTTTAAGGAAACAGCAATCAATTCATTAGAGATAACTGCACAGAAATAAACTGTGTCTTCCTATAGCAAGGCATGTAGTGAGTCATGTTTCATATACCGGTCATAAAATAGCAGCGAATGACCCACATTACACTGtcttattttaatgtatattaaatgaCCATtcgatgagagagagagagagagagagagagagagagagagagaacattaaaaaccaacaacactcaacataCAAAGCGTCGTGTCTGATTGTagaaagcactaaaatgaccaacgacaccaCCAATCTGGAATTGTCATttcatggacacaccagaggtgggatcaggtgactagggggaataagcatcccttgttaaccggtcacacccaccgtaagcgctatatcttaatcaggtaaacggaataatccgtagtcaaaatcagcatgtaaagaacggcctaacaataggtatgaaacaattCGGACAGCAATTCATCCATTGATAGAATGTATTTGCAATCTAATTCATTACTAAGTCAAAAACCCAAAACCTTTTATACTTGTAAAACTTGATGAGACATCCTTGCACATTTAATGATACTTTTTTTTCATGAGTAGTTTTacaacaataacaaaaacaagGGGCAGTTATGCCACCTATAAAGagcttcatttttcatattctaAAATGACAAATGATTTACGCTTACAAAGGGTTAATATTTGGACAAGGGTTAATATTTGGACAAAGGGTTAATAGTTGGACGATGAAGAACCGACATACTGTAACACCTGTAGGTATAGTGTATGGTAAGGTTAACGACCTTCTAAACGTTGCCTTTAACTATAATTAAGGATATcgcatatcaaaatttaaatatatattcaggAAAATATGAATGACGACCTCTATGTACTTGCGGTTTGCATTGAatgtatgtaatttttcattgatattttgataaacaattaggttaaaatttcaatttactaTCATCCGCCAAAGTTCGATATTAAAggtaaatgttgtaaattttactTACATTTTTCGTATTTTtatgtcacctgagtaaactcaatTGGTGCGTCTGTCGTCGTCCGTAgttcattaacaattgaacattcttaacttcttgataactattattCCAATTCATTTCGGTATGAAaaatctttgggacaagggggacaaaaattgtaattttcaggactcctgcacccatGGGACCTTAGGAGCGGGACAAAACTGCAAACAATTTACCAATattcaaaactcttcttctctgCAACCGCACAGATGcaagaaaacctaaatgcagTGCAGAACGTAGTACAGGacggcctctaccaaaattgaaaacttcATAATCCCCAGGAAAGAggttctgatcccagggcgaggccaaacttggtatacatgtatatacatgtataatattagtgtatatgtgaaaacatattaatgatatatgctttaatgctattggtactaaattgaaactcaatggatatttagaaggagtaggtagtcctttaccaaaattgtaatttcatgatcctaggaaCAAGGGTTTGGTTCCTGAGTGgagtcaaaattattatagtggtTGTTGTTTCTATcctttgaaggacttctttaagtttgtcgatactgtataaaaacgaagtgcatatttaggaaaattataaaaagatgtacaaaaaaacccaacaacaaacaaataaaaaaaaacaacacggTGAATTTGgcaaccccagggttctgaCTTTAGGATGGATCTAAATTAGTGATATCCTTTAATTTTAATGCATGTATTATATCATGTAcataaagcctttcatcaatgtatgcacttttaaggacattgaagttttaaaagaACACGTCTTGTTTTAAACTGCTGCTGACTatcagaatttagcttagatattcagaggAGGAATTTTTATGTCCCCGCCACAGAGTGGTCAAGACATATAGTTTTGCCCTTGTGAATgttgaagacaacgaacagtgatcaatctcataactcctataagcaatacaaaatagagaattgggcaaacacggacccctggatataccagaggtgggatcaggtgcctaggaggagtaagcatcccctgtcaaccggtcacacccgccatgagctctataccttgataaggtaaacggagttatccgtagtaaaaggtagtgtgccaagaacggcctaataatcggtatgaaacaagtcagacagcatttgacccaatgataggttgtattggcaaactagatagttataacgaccgtaaaatttgcgaaatgctgactttaaacgagattattgaaacccccacaccatcaacatgtttgtcagtagcctgcctccatttaaaaactggtcatacacagaacaagctcttgcgtattgaatcagttgagatatataaacaccatatgcaggtgataatggaatatagttacataaatatgggaagttgacgatggagaagctgaaatcatcccgtttgtcatacagttgagttgtcagtttgccgttaatatctattttcaataaaatatctaagtatgaagcagaagtgaaagactctatggtgtcttttatttcgagttcacatggatatatcgatttcgacaaatgaatgaaaatgattattgttgatagacaaaacgtcgtcaatatatctaaatgtcgcattgaaggccacaacaagagtcCTTCCTTCTGTCCTACCGCCACACTCAGTTTTTCAGACTTTATCACTAAActccttgagatattgaatcgATTTTTTTCGtatgagttacagatcgagtttgagttttgttccagGTCGTTGGTTTTGGGTGGAGGTGTGCCCCTTTaaccagggccgtaactgccgatgaggcagacgaggcaactgcctcgtctgattttttggcaaaaaagaaaataaaattatataaatgttatattataggatatatgtttaaaatgaagacaagcacctttgtctttgacaccatattacgattctttacatagtacaaatgaaacacaaacatgataaattgggatttaaaaagtgtcattttcagtcgtaaagtcaatcggcggcccccaatcccctgcctcccctgatttagaaccctacttacggccctgttaacgtagaaaaattactgttgtgaccagttttccggacttttttcttaacacatagatatattgaattgattttttgtttgcAGATGTATATTGATAAGTTACAGATCGAGTTGCAATTGTGTTCCGATTCGCTGATTTtggatggagttgtgcccctttaaagaagaaaaattaatATTAGGACGTTTATCGGACTTTATTTCTTTCAATGCCTATGGAATATTGAAGTGAAATTTTTGTGTGCtgatgtatattgatgagttacagatcgagtttgTTTTGTACTggttcgttgatttttgatgAAGTTGTATTAATTTTATGgctgttaaaacatataaacGATTGCTGTTGAGTTCTCCATGGTACTAGATGcgtgtaacatacaatctgaataccacattcaatgctatacATTGATAGATGtcctacatttgactttactgcagGCGGGGGCATTTGTGTACGTGCCGACACATCTAgttttttctagattccatagcccttgggactagtgatactcttaactagtactcaggtgaccgataaggcctgtgggactcttgtttttctctatattttgataaatgaaatttattttttatatgtacatttcacTTTTATTGTGTGTCGGAATATTTCCCGCCGTTAAAATAGATGCactttatttatcaagattGATACGAGCATTGTTCACATTTACAGTGCATTAATGAAGAATCGTATACCacacaatttgtaaagatgaaAGGTGagtataacgaacagtgatcgatctcataactcctattagcaatacaaaatagatagttggacgaACACGAatccctgggtataccagaggtgggatcaggtgcccaggaggattTATTTGAAGTcaaaatcattggaaatattATACTTAAACAAAGAAGGTCACGTTTTGGCAAGACATGCAAGTGGTCGTTATTGATCATAACCCAACATGGACCgatgcagagagaaagagcacTGAAAATCTGGTATGCATCGCTTTACATCAAAGCCATTTTGTCCAGACGGAATGAACAAATTGAATTATTTCACGCGCATGAATCTAGAACAAATCCTCAGCCTAATCAGATCCCCCCGCCCAATCGCCAATGTTCACCTGATGAAATATTCTCTGTTgtataattcataaaaatgcACTTATCTCTCTAGTTGCAAAGCTCTGAAAAATTGTAGCTATATTTTCACCCTCCATTTCTACATCCGTTAAACACTATTAGAAATAATTATAAGTAAGAATTCATATAGCTCTTTGATTTGGATTTTTTGGGGTCTAAAAATTGAGGTTTAAATTTGTTTGACCATAattttttgaccttgaaaaggaaaaaaaaaatgaattgacaTTGAAAACTTGTGCATCATTTTTCTCGTAGACTTGTTATTGGGGTGTTGATTTTAGTGCGAGATTCTTTGTTTTTATCTTACTTTTACATTAATCTTACTGTCATTTGTCTTTGATGGCACTGTTCATCATCCGAAcccacatttatatatatatttcagggGTTGCTCTGGCTTTAAAAATTCTGTCGCCAGAAAAATCGCCAGCTGCAATTTTTTGTCGCCAATTTGTAGAAAGTGGAGCCAGCTAAAGTGCCAGAAAAAACACCATAATTTATGACCATTTTTGATGTGTCAATGTATTGACTTGCGAGTTGTTTTATATCTCTACTGATATGTGTGTATTTGCTTCTCTTatctatgttttactgtatttattcCCATTATAGTAAGACAGTgaacaattttcataatttattataataaatatcaTAAACGTTTATAATATCAAGCACTAGAATATCATCACGCACTGTTTGCATTAACTAAGGCAGAGTCTATCACTGAGTGTTACATCAAGATCCTCCGAGCCTTGGTAGATGCCCACTTGTCAAATGCAGTTCCATAGTCCAAAGGCTCAGTAAAGAGGCTCAAACGCATAAGGTTTTCCAGTGTTTCAATGCACAGCTTGTTTCTCAGGTCGGTTTTTATAATGTTCATTTTTGAGAAACCTCTTTCGCAATCAACGGTGCTGACAGGTGCAACAAGAAGTCTCTCAGCAGCTACAGCAAGGGCAGGGTAGGTAGACTTGGACCTTATGCTAAGCTGAAGCAAGTCCCTAACACCTAAGTAAACATGGGGGTTCTTGGCAACTTGGATCTTAGCATAACCCTGAAAATTAACTAGTTCAGCTTCCACGTCAGACTTTGAACCTACACCACAAGAAGATAGATAGTCGGACACTACAGAAGAAGCCTCAGAAAGAACAGAACTATCAGACTGTGAGTAAAACGATGGGTCAAACAACTGAGTTAGAGCCCTTAACACTGTAGCATCTCCCTCCTCTGTAAACCTAGACCTAAGGTTGTCAATCACTAAACCTACAAACTGGGAACAGGCTGAAGAAGCCTCTGACCTCTGCTGGGCACTGTCCCTGATATTGTGACCCTTAAACTCAAAAGTGCACAAACCAACTGAATCAACTTCTGGGGTTTCAGGTGACTTGGTTAAGAAACTGAGAAAGATTGCCACCTGATCCAGATCTGAGACCTTCCAAAACCTCAACAGTAGACAGAAGGAGGGGGTTCACCTCTGTGAAGTCAATATCAGACCTCTGATAGGACTTGCACAGAATCGCCAAATGCCTAAGAACATCAGCCAGGTAGTGTGACGTGTACAAGAACTTATAAGTGGTGATAGGTTTATGCATAGCAAGAGCCTTAGCAGAGTTGTCCTCAAGAAATACACTGACTAGGGAAGAGTAATTGTCAACAACTGCCTGCACACTACCTTCAAAAGTTAGCCACCTAGTATGAAAGACCTGCTGCAGACGGGTTTTAGAATCCTTAAGGACTGCTTGGATACCCTCAAGCCTGGACATGTTCTTGGGAGAATAGGCAAAGTACTTATACATACTGTTAATGACATCctgaaattttaccaaatacctCACCTTGTCTGCAGCATTTCCTGTACCAAGAGCTAACCTGTGGGCAATACAGTGAGTAGCCAACAAACCACTAGTCACCTCCCTAAGCCTAGTCACAACACCACTCTTACAACCTACCATAACTGAAGCACCATCTGTTGAAACACCAACCAACTTGTCAAGAGGCAAACCATAAGACTCGAGCATACTTACAAGTACAGTGAAAATGGATTCTGCATTTGCAGTTGACAACTGTCTAATACCAAGAAACCGAGTAATAGGCTGAACCCTACCACCTACACTAGCCAAGTACCTAATATAAACCATTAGATTCTGATGAACAGAGACATCTGTACTCTCATCTAGCATAATGCTGAACACTCCAGAGTTCTGAACCTGACCTAACAACTGATCTACCACTACCTCTGCCATAGACTGCTGAAATTCCTTAGTGCTGCTGTGGTGCGAGTATGATGTGTGGTTGTCCACTTTGAGGTCTTTCAGTTGAGTTGCACCCTGAAATAGAGGAATGTTCCAAAAGTCTGTTGCAAGGATAAATAAAGAGCAATATTATACTGTCCATGTATTCATATTGACATTATTATTAACAAAACACAAGTAATGCCACAATAAAGGCAAGTCAATTATGGACATCCCATTGAAGTCTAATTACCGGGTAATTTGCTATGGCATAGTGAAAATGTCACAATTCAAAATTGTATTATTGTACTCTAATATAAATACCTGTGTGATACAAAGTTGGTGGAGTTCAGGCACAATAGTGTTAGCAATGTCATGTTGTGCTGCAAACATTACATTGGTCATGGCAGATACGATGGCATTCTTGCTCTTGGACAATGCTGCAACCTTTGCCTTGTCCATATCCCTTGTCTGTTTGCTTACTGTCGCTGCAAAGGTGTGGCTGTTATCACctgaaaaatcaaaacattgaaataaagacactacagtggcggatccagagagGGTATTTCCTGGGGatcggacccccccccccccttgtcaGAAAACTTAGTTAAAATAAGGTTAAAGTGGCATTTAAAGGTGGAACACCCCCTTTCAAAACCAAAATTAGTAGTGGACCCCCCTTTAAAAAATCCCTGGGTCCGTCCCTGAgttgtatatttttataccaattacatgtatatacatttcgccaccccccccccccctcccgattCACTAGTAATTTTCCAAATCATAATATTGTCaccatgtatatatacacaacgTAATTCTCTAAAATTACATGTTGAACAATAGTAACCtaacaaaaatattatatatatggcCAAATATTGAATAAAAGAAACGTTTTCTTATTAACTCTATGATAAATGTCGTACAAATTTCCGAAGTTGTATGGTCCGAGTTTCGGCAATTTTTTTCCACATCGTAAATAACAGTGTTAAATCATAGCAAGTACGTATTCATGAGGCTGTACAACATatttcatttgtcttttttaatCGATTGTTCACTGCACGAATTCAAATGATAGTTGTTCACGTGTCCCGATCAGACTTTCAGAATTAAGATCATCGGTGATCTTCTGTAAATTTCTGCATTTTATTATCACATTCCCTTGCTAGAAGTTTAAAAGAAATACGAGACTATCAAATTCCTCTGAgtatttcgttgttttacgctctttaaaacgtgactttaaaaaaaatatatatatatatatattggctatatatatacattacgtcAGTTTTGAAATTCCCCTCGCGCGCAGGAGTATTTGTAGAGGCCTACAGCAGATTTCCTATTTATATATACTAATAATCTTAtcgctgtttttttttttgggggggggggggtgcatgcAAATCTTTTCAAGCTTGTAATTATAGGAGGTTAGATACTTTAAAGCAAATTTGTACGACCagtttagaaaaaatatattataaaaatatacaatctatacatatagatatttatataaaaagaagTTTCCTACCTTTTCTCAATTCGTGCTTAGTGACACTTTCTTTCTTCATAATATCGCATCCAGTTGTGAAAACGTACACTACTTGGGCACTAATGCACAAGTCACAAAACATTAGTTTAAGCTTCACGTCATAACGTAACCACGGACGGCCAAATTTCCAAGCGTCCATGAATTTCCGAGAACTTGGTGTCTTAGGTGTTGCACATTCACTGATTTTTGAATGAACGGGTGTCTTAGAAGGTGTTGCACATTCTCTGATTTTTGAATGCACTGGTGTAGTTGGTTCCGGATCACTGGAATTTGATCGAAAGCCGAATGCCGTTAACTTCTGCACTTTTGATTTTGTCGGAGTTGAAAATTCTAACTTGCGCTTACCCATGTTTAGCAAAATGTATGTGACCGTTACGATGTATGTACATGGTATCAAGTgatctttttattttgtttgggATAAGTATCGgaatatcaaatacatattcTGTCTCTTTCAACTTTCTCAAACTCAGTTGCGCTTGGCTATCGGCTTCAAATGACGAACAAAAAGACCTTTATTTTCATTCGCTTTATTAAAATCCTTCACAGATCTGAGCAAGTAAATTACTTAATCGCCAACGACTGTGTTATCACAACTATTAAATTGATAATTACGAGTCACCATCTCGTGCTCTTTAATCCAATTATCGATTGTTTGTAACTTACCTGATCTGTCAATCAGCACCTGTTAGCAGACTGCGCTAGTTTACATATACTTTACCTGCGTTTAAATCTAGCAGCACGTGCTTCCGATATGCGGTCAATTTTGATATATGCCaatttcaatatacaaaacCTTGTCGCCAAAAATATCGCCAGCGGCCGATTTTTGTCGCCAGATCAAATAAAAAATCGCAATTGGCGACATTGGCGAAGCCCAGCGCGATCcctgtattttaaaaatttaaacctCCATTTTACCATTCATGAGGaaaaggaaaggtgaagataatgcaCTTTTAAAGCATACAAAAAGCACGtgttataatgaacagtgatcaatctcataactcatataaggaatacaaaataaacagttgCACAAATACGGACcactggaaacaccagaggtgggatcatatacctaggaggagtaagtatcctctgttgaccggtcacagccGCTGTGGGgtctatgtcttgatcaggtaaacggagtattcaaaatcagtgtgtcaagaacaagttaacaatcggtatgaagcacgtcagacatAATTTAACGCAATGATAGGCTCTCATTACAAATTGGTAAAGAAtctatattatttaacgtccctctcaagagtCGAAGGCAaaaatacatatgaatataatacaaataaaatgaacaagaggccctgaatactagtgaaaacaCTACACTATCAAATCTAGAAAAAacaattcctgttctgaatatctaagctaaattctaatgttcagcaatagtataaaacaagatgtgttcttaaaacttgactgctctcaaaagtgcatacactgatgaaaggttttgaataataggtgtattaacattaaaacatcaaaatatacaactaatttggacccatcctaaagtcataaccctgggttgtgaaattcaccattttttgtacatcattttctgctTAATTCCTacgtatgcatttagattttatacagtatcagcacacttacacataaatactatatactaagtttggccccaacctggggtcaaaacccctactctggggaaaatcaaatttacaatgttggtaAAAGACCACCTAGCTGCTCTATTTATTTACTTTCTAgttaatatcaatagcactaaagaagatgttattttacaattttggcagaggttttcctgctctacatcaatatgcatttagtttttcttacacgtgtgtggttcttgagaagaagatttttgaaaatttgtcaattttgggtagtttttgccccgccctagGGTCCAGGGGTACAGaaatcctaaaatttacaatttacgtcccccttgtcccaatgatgcttcataccaaatttgaaaagaattggaacggtagttattaagaagttaaaaatgttcaattgttaacgcacgacggacgacaaccaattgcaataggtcacctgagtttattcaagtgacctaaaatatattttaaaacacactTTCTCTTCCCATATACTCAATAACAGATGGTGTACTGGGCCACCCCCAGTCTGCTTTCTCTTTTTGGCACTGACTGTAAATCGTGCCATTTCTTCTTTACAGCGGCAACATAGATCCCCTTCCAGCACCACACGCCAGGTCCTGACCTGGAACCCACAGGGCAAGAGAAAGAGGGGACGTCCAAGAAACACCTGGAGGCGTGACTCAGAAGTAGAATTGTGGAACTTCAAATAAGTTTTCACTTTAACCTTTGTGTTCAAAATAGGCTCCTTATTATATCGAAAATACTTATCAACATTCTTGTTTGAAAGTTTTCCCCCTTCCGTAAATATACCAATGGGATATATAAATGCTAATTGACACTTGCTCAGAATATCGTGAACAGGAAGGAGTGATGAATGGTGCAttatatttctttaaacaaaTTCCCTAATGTAATGCACCTACAGTTAAACAAAGTACCAAATGTGTTTTATCAGTAAAATCTTACCTATCAGTAACTTCCTGCCAAGTTTCAGTTTTCGCACTAGTCAACGAGGAGGAAAACTTCCCATAAGTGTGTTGTAGTTGGTGGACAGAGTTCACCCAAACCTCCAGTTCTGAATAATTTGCTTTTCTCTACTTCTTCGTAGACATACTACTTTGAAATACAGGACAAACGATTGGAGTGAAAATAGTCACTCCGTACGCATACGTTCGATCGTACATTTAAGAATAAATAAGTTCCGTTTGCGGCTATGAACGGTTTTGTGAATACCATTTTACGAGTACGTAACTCTAATCtgaagtcagacgtaaatcctaCGTCTACATTTACGCCTACGAATTTTCGTAAATATGTGCCTAGGGGGAGGaaatatcccctgtcgaccggtcacacccgccgtgagcacgATACGATGAATCGTAcgttaaggaggtactctacatcgtcttTAATGGCTGACATCCTTttaaacatggatgaaaatataaatattagcctccacttttcatccgtATTATTTTTTCTGATGTAGCATTCCTTCTTAAATTATATTCAAgtaatagcgagcgaagctcgcgtcgcgaagcgacgcggcgagctcgctccaatgattacgcaattgagtcacatggtttgctcttcatcaactgaaaaatgatggggactacccataatgcctccggaaaaatgtcgccgtcactgcggtatacttcattgacaatcccgtaattaaaataattagattgtttagaaagtacgattaacgtttttaaattccagacaagctttctcatagcttcaaacgttttgtttttgcttggtttgagagaagaaataACATTGCaactaatatgacgtcacaatttgtaactgtttacaccaagcgcgttatatttcccacgttaaatgaagaggcggataaaagtcgtgttgcaagatgttaatgggcttcgctcgtctcaacggtcacaccgtaaaacatattaggaaCACAGTAGCGCAGAGGTAGTGTT is part of the Ostrea edulis chromosome 2, xbOstEdul1.1, whole genome shotgun sequence genome and harbors:
- the LOC125681495 gene encoding zinc finger protein 862-like: MDKAKVAALSKSKNAIVSAMTNVMFAAQHDIANTIVPELHQLCITQGATQLKDLKVDNHTSYSHHSSTKEFQQSMAEVVVDQLLGQVQNSGVFSIMLDESTDVSVHQNLMVYIRYLASVGGRVQPITRFLGIRQLSTANAESIFTVLVSMLESYGLPLDKLVGVSTDGASVMVGCKSGVVTRLREVTSGLLATHCIAHRLALGTGNAADKVRYLVKFQDVINSMYKYFAYSPKNMSRLEGIQAVLKDSKTRLQQVFHTRWLTFEGSVQAVVDNYSSLVSVFLEDNSAKALAMHKPITTYKFLYTSHYLADVLRHLAILCKSYQRSDIDFTEVNPLLLSTVEVLEGLRSGSGGNLSQFLNQVT